The proteins below are encoded in one region of Planctomycetota bacterium:
- a CDS encoding lactate dehydrogenase gives MKISVIGMGRVGSATAFALVTRGVPSELICVGSTPESVEGDVVDLQHASAFIRPMRICAGTIEETAGSNIIIVAACRATDSGGDRLHAAAPNAALLREIIPPLVKASPNAIFLILSNPVDVATYVALKASRLSPRQVFGTGTLIDTGRFRALLSAETGVNAQDIRAYILGEHGESQFPALSVASAGGVKFKGGDARVQEIFEQARKAGWNVFEKKGYTNYAIAMSAMLICDAIDHDSRAIMPVSTYVDGFHGVRDVCLSLPCVIGRHGVEQVLPIDLDESETKQLRTSAAVLRKVIRQVAAT, from the coding sequence ATGAAGATCAGTGTTATCGGGATGGGACGTGTCGGAAGTGCGACGGCGTTTGCCTTGGTAACGCGGGGCGTGCCGTCGGAGCTCATCTGCGTCGGAAGCACGCCCGAGTCGGTCGAAGGCGACGTGGTCGATTTGCAGCACGCGAGTGCGTTCATCAGGCCGATGCGAATCTGTGCCGGCACGATCGAGGAAACGGCCGGTAGCAACATCATCATCGTCGCGGCCTGTCGAGCGACCGACTCGGGCGGGGACCGTCTCCACGCCGCCGCCCCGAATGCCGCACTTCTTCGCGAGATCATTCCGCCGCTGGTGAAGGCATCGCCCAACGCGATCTTCCTGATCCTGAGCAACCCGGTCGATGTAGCAACCTATGTCGCGCTCAAGGCGTCACGTTTGAGCCCGCGCCAGGTTTTCGGTACCGGCACGCTCATCGACACCGGCCGGTTTCGTGCGCTGCTCAGTGCCGAGACCGGCGTCAACGCTCAGGACATCCGCGCCTATATCCTCGGCGAGCACGGCGAGAGCCAATTCCCCGCGCTCTCGGTCGCCAGTGCCGGTGGCGTGAAGTTCAAGGGTGGTGACGCCCGGGTGCAGGAGATTTTCGAACAAGCCCGCAAGGCCGGTTGGAACGTGTTTGAGAAGAAGGGCTACACCAACTATGCCATCGCGATGAGTGCGATGTTGATCTGCGACGCGATCGACCATGACAGCCGGGCAATCATGCCGGTGAGCACTTACGTTGACGGTTTTCACGGCGTGAGAGACGTGTGCCTGAGCTTGCCATGCGTCATCGGTCGGCACGGGGTGGAGCAGGTGTTGCCGATCGACCTCGACGAGAGTGAGACCAAGCAGCTCCGGACGAGCGCGGCGGTCCTGCGGAAAGTGATTCGCCAGGTCGCGGCGACATGA
- a CDS encoding mechanosensitive ion channel — MQEPPTLETSNPDQTPPAETPPADSPDAGVADDIEGVTPRAEDLDTILQQLDEMWRGFLQLVPQLVLAIAVVFLTAALARFVSFVTKKVIGRFKVRQSLIDLIGQIAYIVFWLVGLLVAGVIVFPDLTVGRLVAGLGIGSIALGFAFKDIVENLIAGFLILWRYPIEIGDYIDCDGVAGKVEDINIRATHVRTVEGDLIIVPNSKLFLNPTYNQTNWREKRLTVICGVAYGEDVDASREVIRKAVEACSTVRKGHRKVEVFAQAFGASSIDFEVTWWTGSTPLELRQSRDEIVAAVKRALDDAGIEIPFPYRTLTFKEPLPLVHPSRDESSED, encoded by the coding sequence ATGCAGGAACCGCCAACGCTGGAAACTTCCAACCCTGATCAAACGCCTCCGGCCGAGACGCCCCCGGCCGACTCTCCCGACGCGGGCGTGGCCGACGACATCGAGGGCGTTACGCCGAGGGCCGAGGATCTCGACACGATCCTGCAGCAGCTCGACGAAATGTGGCGTGGGTTTCTTCAGCTCGTGCCGCAGCTCGTGTTGGCGATAGCCGTGGTGTTCCTGACGGCCGCGCTGGCACGGTTTGTTTCGTTTGTCACCAAGAAGGTCATCGGCCGGTTCAAGGTGCGTCAGTCGCTCATCGACCTCATCGGGCAGATCGCGTACATCGTGTTCTGGTTGGTCGGCCTACTGGTCGCGGGGGTGATCGTGTTCCCGGATTTGACGGTCGGCCGACTCGTTGCGGGGCTGGGCATCGGGTCGATCGCGCTGGGGTTTGCGTTCAAGGACATCGTCGAAAACCTGATCGCCGGCTTTCTGATTCTCTGGCGCTACCCGATCGAGATCGGCGACTACATCGACTGCGACGGCGTTGCCGGCAAGGTCGAGGATATCAACATCCGCGCGACCCACGTCCGCACCGTCGAGGGCGATCTCATCATCGTCCCCAACTCCAAGCTGTTCCTGAACCCCACCTACAACCAGACCAACTGGCGTGAAAAGCGATTGACGGTCATCTGCGGGGTGGCATATGGCGAGGATGTCGATGCGTCGCGTGAAGTCATTCGCAAGGCGGTCGAAGCCTGCTCGACGGTTCGCAAGGGCCATCGGAAGGTCGAGGTTTTCGCCCAGGCGTTCGGTGCCAGCAGTATCGACTTCGAGGTGACGTGGTGGACCGGCAGCACCCCGTTGGAACTCCGCCAGAGTCGCGACGAAATCGTGGCTGCCGTCAAGCGTGCGCTCGACGATGCGGGCATCGAGATTCCGTTCCCGTACCGGACGCTCACGTTCAAGGAGCCCTTACCCTTGGTGCATCCAAGCCGCGACGAATCTTCCGAGGATTGA
- a CDS encoding alpha/beta hydrolase has translation MSVQHQRPKLVGPNEPTEPRPIPGHRCEQVAPAKLILIPGLGANRRLYEPQLDIEPTLAVPTFIPERPRETLDAYCARFADHIRKTLDLDDDFCIGGISFGGMCALEMAATLRPRAVVLVGACTTPRQISLQFRTIARLVSITPTPIATLVLNSPVVRWSARWQGIDGENVDRLAAIARETDVPFTRWAARACVNWAGATEPFTPVRRVHGRTDHVIPPTDDIERLIDGRHLINLSHSADVNAFLAEVLADV, from the coding sequence GTGTCGGTTCAACACCAACGCCCAAAGCTCGTCGGCCCCAACGAACCGACCGAACCACGCCCGATCCCCGGGCACCGATGCGAGCAAGTCGCGCCGGCAAAACTGATTCTGATCCCCGGGCTTGGGGCGAACCGACGACTCTACGAACCACAGCTCGATATCGAACCGACCTTGGCGGTGCCGACATTCATCCCGGAGCGGCCACGTGAGACGCTCGATGCTTACTGCGCAAGGTTCGCCGATCACATCCGCAAGACGCTCGACCTGGACGACGACTTTTGCATCGGCGGCATCAGCTTCGGCGGGATGTGCGCCTTGGAAATGGCGGCGACGCTTCGGCCGCGGGCGGTCGTTCTCGTCGGGGCATGCACGACGCCACGGCAAATCTCCCTGCAGTTCCGCACGATCGCCCGGCTCGTGAGCATCACCCCAACGCCGATCGCAACGCTCGTGCTGAACAGCCCCGTTGTGCGTTGGTCGGCGCGATGGCAAGGCATTGACGGCGAGAACGTCGACAGGCTTGCCGCGATCGCTCGAGAAACCGACGTGCCGTTTACCAGGTGGGCGGCACGCGCCTGTGTCAACTGGGCCGGCGCGACCGAACCGTTCACGCCGGTTCGCCGAGTACACGGTCGCACCGACCATGTCATCCCGCCGACCGACGACATCGAACGCCTCATCGACGGCCGACACTTGATCAACCTCTCGCACTCCGCCGACGTCAACGCGTTTCTCGCCGAGGTGCTCGCCGACGTTTGA
- a CDS encoding YajQ family cyclic di-GMP-binding protein, translated as MAKDNSFDIVSEIDMQEVDNAINQAQREVGTRYDFKGSSAGVEFNRKDETLTFTADQDQQLKAVRQVVTEKLIKRGIEPSALDLQNPEDASGGTLRQVAKLRSGIDKDTAKQITKRIKELQKDQKLKVNAQIEGDTVRVKGPKRDDLQAVMKDLKENGPEIPLQFTNYR; from the coding sequence ATGGCGAAGGACAACAGCTTTGACATCGTGAGCGAAATCGATATGCAGGAAGTCGACAACGCCATCAATCAGGCCCAACGCGAGGTCGGCACGCGCTACGACTTCAAGGGCTCGTCGGCCGGCGTGGAGTTCAACCGCAAGGACGAAACGCTCACCTTCACCGCCGACCAGGACCAGCAACTCAAGGCCGTCCGGCAGGTCGTGACCGAGAAGCTGATCAAGCGCGGCATCGAGCCGAGCGCGCTCGACCTGCAAAATCCCGAAGACGCATCGGGCGGCACGCTCCGACAAGTCGCCAAGCTCCGCAGTGGCATCGACAAGGACACCGCCAAGCAGATCACCAAACGGATCAAGGAACTGCAGAAAGACCAGAAGCTCAAGGTCAACGCCCAGATCGAGGGGGACACCGTGCGCGTCAAAGGCCCGAAGCGGGACGACCTGCAAGCGGTGATGAAAGACCTCAAGGAAAACGGCCCAGAGATTCCGTTGCAGTTCACCAATTACCGGTAA